In the Schaalia hyovaginalis genome, CGTCGAGGGCGGTGCGCGCGCGCCGGGAGGAGGCGTCGAGGACGAGGGCTCCGGTGCCGGCGAGGAGGGGCTCGGTGAGGCGCCCGACCATCGGGGTGGGGCCGAGGTCGAGGAGGACGCGCGTGCCGGAGTCGAGGGCGCGGGCGACCTGCGCGGCCCAGTCGGCGGGTTCGACGAGGATCCGGGCGGCGAGGCTGTGCGCGCGCTCGGCGTCGATCTCGCGTCCTGAGGCGATGAGCGCGTCGACCCAGGAGTCGACGAGGGCGAGGGCCCCGTCGAGGAGGGGGGAGTGGAAGGGGGCGCCGATGGGGAGCGGATCGAAGACGGGGGCGAGCGCTGAGCCGCCGTGGAGGCGCTCCTCGAGTTCGCGGTTCGCGGCCTTCGCGCGGGCGTCGAGGGTGAGGCGGGCCCGGGAGAGGGCTTCGGGACGACCGGACAGGACGAGTGCGGAAGGGCCGTTGACGACCGCGATCCCCGCGTCCTCGATGTCGGCGATGGCTTCGGCGACGAGCCCGTGCGGGAGTCCGCGGACGGCGAGCATGGGGGAGTCGGCGCCGCCCGGGCGCGCTCCGAGGCGCTGGGCGGCGGATTCGGCGGCCGCGCCGATGAGGAGGGACAGGGCGAGGACGGCTCGGGCGCGCGGCTCCTCGCCGTCGATGCGGGCGCGGAGGAGTTCTGCGCCGAGGGCCCCCTGGGAGTGGCCGAGGATCGCGAGAGATTCGCGCGAGCAGTCGAGGCCGAGTGCGTCGAGGTCGGCGAGGGCGCCGAGCTGGGCGAGGAGGATGCCCGGGCCGGAGACGGCCGGGGCGAGATCCGCGGGGGAGTCGTCCGCGCCCGCGAGGACGGCTTCGAGGCGGTCGGCGGCGCCGGGGGCGGCGGTGAGGAGCTCGAGGGCGATGGGCGCGACGAACTCGCGCGCCTCGCGGTAGGCGCGGCGGATGTCCTCACCGGCGCGCGGGAGGGCGAGGGATTGCGCGAGGGCGGGCCGCCAGGCGGAGCCCTGCCCGCCGAGGAGGAGGGCGAGGGGCGAGTCGAGGGACTCGAGTGAATCGAGGGCGCTGGTCATCGGGTGCTTCCGTTCTTCTTCGTGTGGGGGTCTGGTGGGGGTTCCGTCACAGGGGGGCGTTGTCGTGGACCCTGGGGGAGTGGACGGCGCGGTCCTTGCGGGCGAGGAGGCGGAGCGAGGAGGCGATCGCCTCCCGTGTCCGCCCCGGTTCGATGAGGCCGTCGAGCTGGCCCCCGCGCAGGGAGAGGTTGGGGTTGACGGAGTGCTTCTCGTAGAGCGCCTGGTAGTGGGCGCGCTGGGCGGCGATGTCGCGGCCCTGCTGCCCGGCCTCGGCGAGCTGACGGCGGAAGACGATGTCGACCGCGCCCTCGGAGCCCATGACGGCGATCTGGGAGGCCGGCCAGGAGAAGCTGACGTCCGCGCCGAGGGACTTCGAGCCCATGACGATGTAGGCGCCGCCGAAGGCCTTGCGGATGATGACGGTGACGAGGGGGACGCTCGCGCTCGCATAGGCGGTGATGAGCTTGGCTCCGCGGCGGATGATCCCGGCGCGCTCCTGCTCGGAGCCGGGCCGGTATCCGGGGACGTCGACGAGGGTGACGATGGGGATCCCGAAGGCGTCGCAGAAGCGGACGAATCGGGCGGCCTTCTCCGAGGCGTCGACGTCGAGGGTGCCCGCGTCGACGGCCGGCTGGGAGGCGACGATCCCGGCGGGGCGCCCCTCGAAGCTCGCGAAGCCGATGAGGATCGAGGGCGCGAAGAGGGGCTGGACCTCGAGGAACTCCTCATTGTCGGCGATCGCCTCGACGACCTCGACCATGTCGTAGGCCTGTTTGGGGGATTCGGGGACGAGGTCGCCGACGCGCGAGGCGTTCGGCGGTTCGCTCATAGTGGGGTCGTAGGCGAAGAGGGGCGCGGGCTCCTCGCAGTGGGAGGGGAGGTAGGACAGGAGGGTCCGCGCGTAGTCGAGGGCCTCGGACTCGTCCTCGGCGAGGAAGTGCGCGACGCCGGAGACGGAGTTGTGGAGGTCGGCGCCGCCGAGGTCCTCGGCGGCGATGTCCTCCCCGGTCGCGGCCTTCACGACGGAGGGGCCGGTGACGAACATGTACGAGGAGGCCTTCGTCATGATGATGAAGTCGGTGAGGGCCGGCCCGTAGACGGCGCCGCCCGCGCAGGGACCGAGGATGACGGAGAGCTGGGGGACGACGCCCGAGCATTCGCTCGTCTTCTTGAAGATCCGCCCGTACTGGGCGAGCGCCGTGACGCCCTCCTGGATGCGCGCGCCGCCCGAGTCGAGGAGGGCGATGATCGGGATCCGCAGGGAGAGGGCGCGGTCCATGAGGCGGAGGATCTTGTCGCCCTCGACCTGCCCGAGGGTGCCGCCCTGGACGGAGAAGTCCTGGGCGTACACGGCGACGGGCCGCGAGTCGATCGTCCCGGCGCCCGTGATGACGGCCGAGCCGAGGGCGCCCTTGTCGATGTCTCCGCCTGCGAAGCGGTCGAGTTCGGTGAAGGAGCCCTCGTCGAGGAGTTCGGCGATGCGCTCGCGGGCGGTCCGCCTCCCGTGGGGGTGCTGGCGGGAGCGGGCGCGCTCCTCGGCGGCTTCGACGACCTCGCGGTTGCGGGCGGCGAAGTTCTCGCGGGAGACGGCGACGCCCTCGTCGGGCCGGTCCTGCGTCCCAGTTGCTCGGGAGTCGTGCGCTTCGGTCATCGCGTCTCCTCTTCGGGTTCGACGAGGACGAGGGGGTCCCCGGCTGTGACGGAGTCCCCGGCGGCGACGCGGATGTCTGCGATCCTCCCGCCCCGGTGGGCGAGGATCGGCTTCTCCATCTTCATCGATTCGAGGACGAGGACGAGGTCGCCCGCGTTCACGCTCTGCCCGACCTCGACGAGGACGCGGACGACGGTCGCCTGGATCGGAGCGCGGAGCGCGGGTCCGGAGTCGGCGGCGCCCCGCTCCTCGCGGCGTCCGCCGCGCTTGCGGAGGTGCTGGGTGCGGGCGGGCCGCTCAGGGATTGCCCCGCTCCTGCTGGCGAGGTCGAAGAACTCCCTGGGGAGGCGGAGGGTCGTGCGCCGCCCGTCGAGTTCGATCGTGAAGGACTCCATGTCCTCCGGTTTGGCGCCCCCGGGGGCGCTCCTGGCGGGGCGGGCGGGGGAGGGGACGGGGGCGGCGAGTTCGTCGAGGATCCTCGATTCCTCGAACCACTTCGTGTGGACGGCGAAGGGGCGTTCGCCTTTCGGGAATCGTCCGCCGGCCGTTCCGGGCGGGCCCGCGGGCAGGGGCCTGGCCGCGGGCGAGTCCGG is a window encoding:
- a CDS encoding acyl-CoA carboxylase subunit beta; this translates as MTEAHDSRATGTQDRPDEGVAVSRENFAARNREVVEAAEERARSRQHPHGRRTARERIAELLDEGSFTELDRFAGGDIDKGALGSAVITGAGTIDSRPVAVYAQDFSVQGGTLGQVEGDKILRLMDRALSLRIPIIALLDSGGARIQEGVTALAQYGRIFKKTSECSGVVPQLSVILGPCAGGAVYGPALTDFIIMTKASSYMFVTGPSVVKAATGEDIAAEDLGGADLHNSVSGVAHFLAEDESEALDYARTLLSYLPSHCEEPAPLFAYDPTMSEPPNASRVGDLVPESPKQAYDMVEVVEAIADNEEFLEVQPLFAPSILIGFASFEGRPAGIVASQPAVDAGTLDVDASEKAARFVRFCDAFGIPIVTLVDVPGYRPGSEQERAGIIRRGAKLITAYASASVPLVTVIIRKAFGGAYIVMGSKSLGADVSFSWPASQIAVMGSEGAVDIVFRRQLAEAGQQGRDIAAQRAHYQALYEKHSVNPNLSLRGGQLDGLIEPGRTREAIASSLRLLARKDRAVHSPRVHDNAPL